The Pseudoalteromonas sp. N1230-9 genome segment AATTGCTGCTTGCACTTTGATCTTTGAATCTTTGATTAACTTAACGATTTTCTTCGCTACGTCTTTTTCAATACCTTGCTTAAGTGCAACATCACGCATAACGTACTTACCACTGCGCGACTCATCTTTAAGCTCAAGGCTAGATACATCTAAACCACGCTTTGAAATTTTCGCAGCGAGAATATCAAAAAGCTGCATAACTTGTTGTGGTGCTTCAGCTTTTAGCTTGATTACTTTATCACTTAATTCGATTGATGCATCAACACCACGAAAATCAAAACGCGTCTCAAGCTCACGCTTGGCGTTGTCTACTGCATTTTGCGCTTCGTTCATTTCTACTTCAGAAACAATATCAAATGAAGGCATGAGGTTCTCCTAACAAATTTTCAAAATTAATATGGCAAGGATTATAACGTCAATTTTATAAATCTTTACATATTTCTGCACGCCGTTCAGGTGCGATAATAATTATGTTTGATATACTGCGGGTTCATTTTTAAACGACTTTTAGGATTTTTTCGTGACAAGGCGCGTTTACCAAGTTCTTTTTTTAATAAGTATTATCGGCTTCACTTTCTTATTCGCCAAAGAAATTAAAGGCGTCGGTAGCCTTTTTCCACATATAGATAAAGTCGCACATTTTGGCATTTTCTTCGTGCTCGCTATGGTAATGGATAAAGCATTTAAACTCCCTCTTGTAGTTCAAATTCTGCTACTTGCAGGCTATGGTGCTGCTATTGAATTTATGCAAGATATGCTACCTTACCGACAAGCTTCTGTTGGTGATTTTGTTGCTGACTTTATTGGTGCTGTAAGCTACTTTGTTATAAAGCTTGGTTTTCACTTAGGTAATAAGCAACGCAATGGCTAAGACTCTCATTGTTGGTGATGGCGCAATTGGCTTATTATTTTGCTATTTTTTATCCACGCAGCATGACATCACATTACTTACCCGAAAACCAACCCTGACCACCCGCTTCTACCAAACGAGTAATGGTAAATCACACCCTATTAAAGCTCGTCTTATTAATCATCAAGAGCTTGCAGGGTCTGCCCCCTTTGACTTGGTGGTGATCACTGTTAAAGCATTTCAGGTGCAAGCGGCTTTTAAGCAAATAACACCTTACCTCAGTAAAGAGTGCCAGATCGTTATCTCTCATAATGGTATGGGTAATGTCGATGAACTCAATGCCCAGCTGTTAGCTACTCAGGGGTTAGCGTTTTTAACAACACGTTTAGCTGGGTTTAAAGTAACACCTTATAGTGTAAACCATACTGGAAATGGTGAAAGCGTGCTGGGTGCATGTAATATAGCTGCAAGTGAAAAGCTCAATGAACTTAAACACCTATTTAGCAGCCTACCGCACTTTTCTGTAAGCGATGATATTCACGCATTGCGCTGGCAAAAACTGTTAGTGAATATTGCTATTAATCCATTAACAGCCATTCATAACGTTAAAAATGGTCAGTTACGTGCACCGCAATTTAATACCCGTATCATTAATTTGCTCAGCGAAGCTTGCCTTGTGGCTAATAAACAAGGTATCAAAGTAAAGCTCAACGAGGCACTGGATCAGGCCTATTGTGTGATGACTGCAACCGCTGAAAACTTTTCATCTATGCAGCAAGACATCAGCCATAATAGAGAGTCTGAAATTGATGCTATTTGTGGTTATGTATGTGAGCAAGGTGCAAAGCTGGGTGTAAAAACCCCTCATAATCAAGCAATGCTCAGTTTGATAAAAACCAAATCAGCTGAGTTTTCATAAAAAGTAAGCACGCTTCAAGGGAAAAAGTAAACGGCGCGTAGGCATGAGCGCCAAATAAGTAATTCCACCAGCCATTAAAAAAGCGCGAACGTGTCGCGCTTTTATCAGTATCCTTTATGGGCGATACACTTTTACATTACTGTAGCCTTCTTCGTGCAGGATCAGCGCTTGCAGCTGGCTCATTACCCCTTTCGCACAATATAGGTAATATTCTTTATCTTTTGGTAAGTCGCCAAATTTAGTGGCTAAACGGAAGAAAGGTAAATGCACAACGTCAATACCTTCCAGCTCCAGTGGATTGGCATCTTCTTCCTCAGGTGAACGAATATCTACAACAACCGCCCCCTCTGGTAAGTCAGATACAGATTCGGCCTCTTTCACTTCTTCTTTTGCTTCGGTGTCGATATCACGGATATCCATCACACGCGCATTTTCAACGACCGTATTTAGCACGTCGAAATCAAACTTAGCTTCTTCGGCAAGAATCGTTTTGATTTTAGCTTTAACTGTTGGCTTTTTAGAGATCACACCACAGTATTCAGGCATGCTTTCTGCCATTTCAGCCGTACCAATTTGACGCGCAATATTAATAATATCTTGCTTGTCGTGTTGGATTAACGGACGAATGATTAAAGTTTCAGTCACACGGTCAATCACACTCAAATTCGCAAGTGTTTGACTTGAAACTTGACCAATACTTTCACCCGTTACAAGGGCTTGTACACCTAGTTTTTCTGCAACTTGGCTACCGGCACGCATCATCATACGTTTAAGAACCACACCCATTTGGCTGTTTTCTACGTTTTCAAGGATTTCAGCAACAACAGGTTCAAAATCAACAGTCACAAACTTAACTTTATGAGTAGAGCTGAACTGTTTCCAGATATAATAGCTTGCTTGCTTAACACCGATTTCGTGTGCAGCACCGCCTAAGTTAAAGAACAAGAAGTGAGTACGCGCACCCTTACGAATCATTTGATAACTGGCAACACCAGAGTCAAAACCACCTGACATAAGCGACAGTACATCTTCTTGTGTTGGTAGCGGGAAGCCCGCTATACCTAAGTGAGTTTGGGTAACGATATAGGCTTTATCGTCACGCACTTCTAAACGTACTGTAACTTCAGGGTGAGATAATTTAACGCGCGCCCCTTCAACATGCTGGTTTAAACCACCACCTACGTAGCGCTCTACATCGCTCGATGTGAAGTCATGCTTACCTGAACGCTTACAACGCACGCAGAATGTTTTGCCTGCTATAGTGTGGCCAATTAGTTCAAGTGCTTTTTGGTAGATATCGTCGATTGAGTCGAATTCTGTTTCTGTTACTTCAATAAACTGTACGATACCAGGAATGCGTTTTAAGCCATCAATAATATCTAAGCGAACTTGCTCAGAGTCTAGGAGGCTTACTACTGAGATATTGTCCCAGTTATTTCTAACCTGCACTTTTTCGTCAACGCGACGTAAAACGATCTTAATGTTATTTTCTAATAACTTGGTGAAACGCTTACGAACAGACTTACTCTTAATAGCGATTTCAGGATGTAATTTGACGATAAATTTAAGCATAGTTCACTCTTAGACAGTGGGATTCACACGGCCCGAGGCATACCAACCTCAAGGGCGCGCGATTATAACAAAAATTATAGCGTCTAGGAAATAAACTGCTTTGTAGGATTATTGTTCGCTTTGCTCAGTGTCAGCAAGTGCTAAGTACTTTGCTCTTAATTTGTTTACTTGTGCCAAATGTTGCTCTGTACAATGAGCTTTTAATAGCAATAGTACTTTTAAAATACCGTTATAAATATCTTCTCTGGCAAGCTCACCACTCAAGCGGCGGGCTTTAATGTAAGGTGTCCAAAAGCTCACTGTCATTTTAAGCATATGGGCAAGTTCTGTTACATCGGCGTCATCAATAGTAATAATGCCACCTGAACGTAATGCAAATAACACCTCTTTTACCTGCTCTAACAGCGCAGCTTGAAACTCAATATAGTCTTTTTTCAATACTTCATCACGGGATAAAATATCACCCAAATTATCGTAAAAAAATTGAAATCGCCACATCAGTTCAAACAAAGAGTCTAAGTACCCTGCTAAGTTTTCAAGCGCATTGTCTTCAGGTTTTAGTGGTTTAAAGTGCGTATGGAGGTGTTCACTGTATAAAGCAAAAATGTGACGAATGATGTCTTCTTTATTTTTAAAGTGATAATACAGATTGCCAGGGCTAATACCCATGTGCGCAGCAATGTGATTGGTCGTAATAGCACGCTCTCCATGGAGATTAAATAGCTCAATGCTGGTATGTATGATTTTATCCTTTGTGCTCATATGCTGCTTACTCTATTTTTATATTTATTACGATCTGAAGTTCATTTTCAGCCAAGCAGTATAAACAAATGCGTGGCAATAAAATACTACCTTGAAAAATTCTAACTTCAATCGGCTTAGTACCTTATATAAAACCAAAAAATCTAATAGGATGCTCTTACTTCAAAGCTGCATACGAGTGAAAACACTGTTACTATAGCAAGCAAATTTTTAACTAGCTGATAGATATGAACGTTACTGCAATCTACCCAGGTACCTTTGACCCGCTAACGAATGGGCACACAGACCTCATCCATCGAGCAGCTAAAATGTTCGACAAAGTCATTGTGGCTATTGCTCATAACCCAAGTAAACAACCCTGTTTTACACTAGAAGAACGCGTAGAGTTAGCAAATACAATTTTAGCCCACCTTAAAAATGTAAGCGTGATCGGCTTTTCTGGTTTATTAGCTGACCTTGCCCGTGAGCATAAGGCTGAAGTACTCATTCGTGGTATTCGTGCTGTATCTGACTTCGACTATGAGTTTCAGCTAGCAAATATGAACCGACGCCTAAACCCTGATTTAGAAAGTGTGTTTTTAACACCCGCTGAAAAAAACTCGTTTATCTCCTCGACGCTCGTTAAAGAAGTTGCCCGTCATCATGGTGATGTGAGCGAATTTGTTAACCCTATTGTCGCCACCGCATTACAGGAAAAAATACACGGATGAAACTAAAAAAGTTCATTAGCTTAAGTGCTTTACTAATGATCTCTGCACCAAGCTTTGCTGAGCCATGGATAGAAAGTGATGACCCTTTGTTAAGGGCTTCTATAGAGATGCTATTTAACCAAGGAATTATAAAACAACCTATCAATAGTTACCCGCTTATGTGGCAAGGTATTGCAGGTGATTTAGCAGCTATCGACCCTAACAATTTACAGGAACGTAGTTTTTTCGCGTATCAGCACGTTAAACACGCTCTTAATAATGCCAAACGAAAAAACAGTTCTGGGGTGCGCTTTAATTACAATAGTGAACCCGAGACACAACAAGGCTTTACGACACGCGATCAGCAAAAAAGTGGTATTAACAGCTATGGTTCAATAACCGGTAAGCGAGTAAGTGCCAAAGTAAGCGTGAACTATGCTGACGAGTCACTCGATGGAAAATACACAAATTATCATGGCAGTTATCTAGCCGTGTTAATGGGTAACTGGTCAATCAGTGCAGAGCAAGTAAGTCATTGGTGGGGCCCGAGTAACGACAACGCCTTGTTACTATCGAATAACGCTGCTCCGATGAAAGGCCTGCGCTTTTCACGTGCAAACAGTCAATATATTGGCCCTAGTTGGTTATCATTTATTGGTAATTGGCAATTAACAGGTATTTACGCTAAACAAAAACCATTTTTAAATAGCAGTGAAGAAGGCGATTATTGGGCTTTAAGGTTTGCAAGTACACCATTAAAAGGGCTTGAAATTGCAGTAAATACGGCAAGTTCTGATTATCTTACCGATGAATATATCGATTCAGTTACACTCGAAAGCCAAACATCAACCCATCGCCTAACAAGTATTGATGTTAAATACTCAACATCCATAGCACAGCAACCTGTTGCATTTTATGCTGATGTAATGGGGCGTAATGAAAGTGGCCTTGCACCAAGTGATCCTTTTTATACTGTGGGTATTGAAAGCTACTTTGGTTCAAATGACAGTTTACTGAAAACCTATTTTGAATACTCAAATACAGAGCAACAATGTAGCCTTACAGCTGATTGTGTATACGGCTCGGGTAGCTACACACAAAAACAAAGACTTATTGGCAGCTCTGTGCCTAAGCAAAGTAAATCGGCTGTGTTAGGTGCTTATTACCATACTCTAGATGGTTATGGAGGTCATGCAAAGCTACGTTGGATTGACAGTGAAGCGGAAGTTGAAGAAACACGTGCAGATATGACGCAGTTACAATTAGAACTTGGTTATCAACAATCTTTATTTAGTGGTCTTTGGAAAGTAACCGGACTTGTATCAAGGGATGAAATAGGCAATGACTCTGACACAAATACTGGCTTAAGAACAAGCTGGGAATTTCGTTTTTAAATCACTATCACGGGTCAAGTTAGCTTTGCTTGACCCCGACCCCATCTATACAACTTAACAAACCCCAGAAAGTCTTTGTTACATAAAAGCGCAATTATCATCATTATATCCATCGTATTAACTGTCACGGTGTACACATCCCAAAACCACCAATGACCAGTAAAGTGGGCGTAGTTGGTGTCGTAGTACATTGCCAGAAACAATAAAATATTCACCGAGAGTCCTATAAAAATATATAATTTTGCAGGAACCTCATTTAAGCTTTTTTTACAGGTAACAAACCAAATGAAAGACAACATAATTAAGTCTGACGCAGCCCAAATTAAATATGCAAGTGTCGTATTGAGGATGTTGTAGCCTAAAGTAGCGTTAAGGAGTGGATCACTAACCATATAAGATAAAAACATTGCCAATGCTATCCACATCACCGTTTTATCTCCACCCCCTACCGATGAAGACTTTTTTACCATGTTGTACAAAAAGGCCATCAAAAAGCCCCACATGATAAAAGTGGCGAGATACACACCTAAGTATTCTTGGAGATATTCAAGCATACAATAAACCTCTAGCAGGCTTTGGCTTTAATATGACTAACAAGTGCTCCAAGCTTTAAGAAATCTTTGTTCAATAATAAAGCTAAGATCATCATTATATCGATACTATTTACGCCAAGAGAGTATATTGTCCACAATAGCCATGGGGTTGTATTATCGTATACAAAAATATCAATGTAGATTGAGAGCATGAGAAATGAGTTCAGAAGTAAACCTATTAAAATATAAATTGCCGCATAAAAAATAGGATGCTGTTTCAGCTTCAACCAGGCAACAATAATAATAATCGTTACCAAATCATAGTATAACCAGTTCAAATAATGAAAAGAAGATAACTCTAAAACACCACTCAAAAAGTATGAGAGCATCATAATAAAAGCTAAAATTAAAGGACGACGATCATTCTTATTGATACTCATAGCAAGGTTGAAGAGAAAAGCCATTAAAAAGCCCCACTCTATAAACGTACCAATTAAACCACCTAGGTAGGCATTTATATACATCTGCTATTTTCAAGCTAATTTTTTATTTTTAAAAGAATGGCGAATTAACTTTTTCAACTTATTCAGTCCAAGGATGTCTCGGTCGACAATTAATGCCACTATCATGGTGAAGTCTACGACATTAACACCTAGCGAATAGATATCCCACAAGATCCAGTGTGTTGTATTTTTATACACTTGAACATCTAAATAAACAGACAAAAACAGAATAGTATTAATGATTAAACCAAAAACTAAATAGCTAAAGGAAGGAGTTGTACGTTTTACTACAAGGAATGCAAGAATTAAGAAGACTAAAGTGGCTATATCGTACAATGCCCACTCAAGAAAGGTTACTGCAGTATAGGAGAGCCAGCTAAAAAAATAATCTCCAGCGATATAGGAGACCATCATTATAAATGAACTTAAGAGCAAAGTGGTTTTTCGTTTATTTTCATTTACTGCGTAGACAAAAATATTAAAAAAAAATGCCATTAAAAATCCCCAAGCACTCATAGCTGAAAGGGAGAAAAAACCAAGTTGCTCAGTAAAAAACATTCAGTACCTATTGCTCTTTCTTACTTGGTGGGAACATAGCACCACCACCGCGCTGAAGCTCTGCATCACCCGATAGTGACAGTGCTTGACTAGATAAAGTTACTGTATCAGATTGTAAGGTTTTATTACTAGTAGTTTGTTCTAGTGCAGGCTTTGTTTGTTGCATTTGGCTGTAAGCTTGCATCTGTAATTGGCTATTATTTGAAATTTGCATGATTTAAATCCTTTAAGTTTAAATTGTAGTTAACGTGTGACGAATCACAAACGTACTCAGCGCTCTCGTTTTATTGACGCTTTCTGTACATTTTTGCAGCATTTTTGCTACATATCAAACTAAGCAACTAACGATCCAACTTTTCGCTTAAACAGATCTTTTTGATCAACTCAGCAAATTTCAGGCATAAAAAAACGCACAGGGGTAACCGTACGTTTTTACTATCCAGGGAAATTAAGCTACGTTTTTACACGGGATCACCGCATTCTCACGAGGCCTTAAAATAAATTCCATTGCGACTTCATCGCAATTGTCTTTGCGAAGGCAAAGCTCACAATCTTTCATGACTTTTTCCGGTAAGCTATCTTTACTGCAACAGCTGAAGCCTTGTTTTTTAAAAAAATCTGGCACGCGCGTTAATACAATGACACGGCTAAGCGCCAACTTTTTGGCTTTAACTAATAAGTGCTCAACTAATTGCCTGCCTTGGCCTTTGATACTCATCTTTGGATCAATCCCTAAAGATCGGATCTCTGCAAGTCCTGTATCGTAAATATACAATGAGGCGCAGCCTGCAACCTTGTCTGCAACCTCCGTGACTGCAAATTCATTGATTGAATGAATCATGTCACTTTTAGCGCGAGGTAAGTTCTCACCATTCATTGCCCAGTATTGAATTAGCTGAGCAATGCTCTCAACGTCATTTAAATTTGCATCACGTACTTTTATTTGCCGTTTTTTTTTGCATATTTAATTGCACTAGAGACTTGCTCAACAGAGGTGCCACCTAATGCCTGACGTGCTTTTATACATGCGTCTATTTCTAATACAGGATAGACATCTGACTCGAAAATGCTATGCACAGATTTAAATTGTTCTAAACTTAAATCTTCTAAGTTATTCCCTTTAGAAATAGCCATTTGCACTAAGGTACCAACAATATGGTGCCCTTCTCTAAAGGGGATACCTTTAGCCACTAAATAGTCAGCAAGCTCAGTCGCATTTGAGTGACCGCCTTTTGCAGCAGCAAGGGTTTTATCTGCATTAACTTTAATACCTTTGATGCACGCTTGCGCCATATGAATACACGCAAGCCACGTTGGCATCGCATCAAATAAGCCTTCTTTGTCCTCTTGCATATCTTTATTGTAAGCAAGCGGCAGTGCTTTAAGTGTCATCATCATGGCGCTAAATGCACCAAATACACGCCCCGTTTTACCACGGATTAACTCAAGTGCATCTGGATTTTTCTTTTGCGGCATTAATGATGAGCCTGATGTTACCCCATCAGACAGCTCTATAAAGCCTGCTTCGCCTGAGTTATAAAAAATCAGATCTTCGGCCATACGCGACAAATGAATCATTGAAATTGACGCGCAGCTTAATAGCTCAACCACAAAGTCACGGTCAGATACAGCATCTAAACTGTTACGTGTTGCTGCGGTAAAACCTAACCCTTCGGCAAGAGTTTGCCTATCTATTGGGTACGCCGTTCCAGCTAAAGCACCGCTACCGAGTGGGCAATAATTCATACGATTTTTGGCATCGGTTAAACGGCTTTCATCACGCTCAAGCATTTCAACATAGGCCATACACCAATGACTAAATAACACGGGTTGTGCACGCTGTAAGTGTGTGTAACCCGGTAAAATAGTACCAAGTTCACGCTCAGCTAGGGCAATAAACTCACCTTTGAGCTCTGCAATTGCTTCAAGAATATGCTCGGCAGTATCACGACACCATAAACGGAAATCTGTCGCTACTTGGTCATTACGACTACGACCCGTATGAAGCTTTTTAGCAAGGTCGCCCACTTTATCAATCAGTGCTGACTCAACATAAGAATGAATGTCTTCATGCCCTGCTCCAGCCACTGCTTGTGGATTTGCTTTTACTTCATCTAACAGCTTATTCAGTGCTGCAACGAGGTCATCATACTCTTGCTGATTTAACACATTAACCTGCTTAAGCGCTCCCGCCCAAGCAACCGAACCAATAATGTCTTGCTCTGCAAGTTGATAATCAAAAGGAAGAGAATCGTTAAATTGCTTAAACGCTTCATCTGGCCCCGTAGAAAAACGTCCGCCCCATAATGCCATTGAACTGCCTCCAAACTCGGCGATTGCCCCGCTTTGCAGGGCAATAATTAAATTACTTTTTCGTTAGTGCTGAGATTCTGCTAGATAGCGAGAATAAACGAATGAAGCCTTCTGCATGTGATTGGTCATATACATCATCTTCGCCGAAGGTTGCGAAATCTTCACTGTATAAGCTATTCGGTGATTTTTTCTGTACCGCAGTGACTTGACCTTTATAAAGCTTAAGCACCACTTCACCAGTTGCGAGTTTAGACAGAGATTCAGCCCCTGCTAGAATCGAATCTTTCAATGGTGTAAACCAACGGCCGTCATAGACAAGGTGTGAAAACTCACCACCCAGTACTTCTTTCCATTTACGGCTTGATTTATCGAGCACGAGTTCATCAACCGCTTGTAATGCGGCCATGATCACTGTGCCCCCTGGTGTTTCGTAACAACCACGCGATTTCATGCCAACTAAACGATTTTCGACGATATCAACACGACCCACACCGTGTGGCGCAGCAATGTCATTTAATTTAACTAAACAGTCATAAGGTTTAAGCGTCTCACCATTTACCGCAACCACTTCACCTTCAACAACATTTAATGTCACGTATTCAGGTTCGTTTGGTGCTTGCTCTGGCGAGTTAGTCCAGGTCCACACTTGCTCACTTGGTTGGCACCATGGATCTTCAAGCTCACCACCTTCGTGTGAAATGTGCCACGCATTAGCATCACGGCTATAAATTTTTGTAGCAGACGCTGAACACGGAATATTACGCTCAGCCAAGTAATCAAGTAGTGATTCACGGCTTGATAAATCCCACTCACGCCACGGTGCGATTACTTTTAGATCTGGTGCAAGGGCTGCGAAACATGACTCAAAACGCACCTGATCGTTACCTTTACCAGTACAACCATGCGAAAGTGCATCAGCACCTACTTTACGGGCAATCTCTACTTGGGCTTTTGCAATGATTGGGCGCGCCATAGACGTACCGAGTAAATAAGTGCCTTCGTAAATAGAACCCGTTTTTAAGGTTGGATAAATATAGTCACTGACCATTTCGTCTTTTAAGTCAACCACATAACATTCAGATGCGCCTGAAGCGATTGCTTTTTCTTCTACGCCTTCAAGCTCTTCAGCGCCTTGACCTACATCAGCAACGAATGCGATAACTTCACAGCCGTAGTTTTCTTTTAACCATGGCACGATTGCCGATGTATCTAGACCACCAGAATAGGCTAATACGACTTTTTTGATTGAACTCATTGGTGTTCCTTAAACAAAATTTGGATTTAATAATGTGACAAGCAGTGCGTTTTGCGCGTGCATACGGTTCTCTGCTTGTTGAATAATTTTTGATGCTGGGCCATCCATTACCTCAGAGGTAATTTCAAACTCACGATGAGCCGGCTGGCAATGCAACACAGTTTGTGCACCAGTTTGCTCAAGTAGTGCTTGATTTAACTGATACGGCATATATTTAGCTTTCACCTGCTCAAGCGGTGTTTTATCGCCCATCGATACCCACGTATCAGCATAGACTGCATTTGCACCCACTGCCGCTTCAATTCTGTCGCTAACCATGACAGACGCTCCATTCATCGCTGCAATTTGCTCTGCTTGCTTAAGAATTTGCGAATCTGGCGAACTGCCTTTCGGGCACACAGCGACAAAATCAGTCCCTAAAGTAGCAGCTAATAACATTAGAGAGTGTGTGACATTGTTACCTTCACCTAAGTATGCAAGCTTTAGTTTGCTGACATCACCATGCACTTCTTGCAGCGTTAAAAAGTCAGCGAGTGCTTGGCATGGGTGGTATAAATCGCACAGACTATTCACCACAGGGACTGACGAAAACTCAGCAAGGGTGGTTAATGTTTTATGTGCAAATACGCGAGCAACAATGCCATCAGCCCAAGTTGAAATATTTAAAGCAAAATCTTTTACTGACTCACGCGCACCCATTGCGCCATTTTGTGAATCTAAATAAACAGCATGACCACCCAATTTATTAATACCAATATCAAATGATAAACGGGTACGTAAGCTTGGTTTTTCGAATAAGGTAACCACTGATTTACCCGCTAAAGCTTGGCTAAAATCGACTGGGTTTGCTTTAATTTTTTGCGCTAAATCGAGTAATTTAAGCGCGCCTTTTTGGTCTAACTCAAGACCAGATAAAAAGTTAGTTAACATGTAATACCTATGGTGTAATTTTCGTTCCTACGTGCTCGCCTTGTAATAAAGCGACTAAGTTTTCTGGTTTTAGCCAGCTTGAGATATACACACCACGTCGTAAATGTTGGGCAGCAAGAAGGCTGGTCTTAACTTTGACCTCCATCCCGCCCTGAATAACTCCTTCAAGAATTAATGCATCTATTTGCTGCGTATTAAGTTGATGTAGGGGTTGTTTGTTTGCATCAAGCACCGCTTCTACATCAGTCATAAAAATAAGTTCAGCATCAAGTTCTTTTGCAATCGCTGCTGCTGCTTCATCGGCATTAACGTTGTACCAAAGTCCATCTTCACCAAAGCCAATAGAGCTCACTAAGGGTAAGCGGCCTTGCGCAATTAAACTTGGTAAAATACTGTCGGTGCTATCAGCGCATTGTCCAACTTGCCCAAGTGCTTTTAATTTTTGCTTAACCACAACGCCCGCTTCATAGAGACTCATCCCCACAGGCTTGTGCCCTGAAACAAT includes the following:
- a CDS encoding YajQ family cyclic di-GMP-binding protein, producing the protein MPSFDIVSEVEMNEAQNAVDNAKRELETRFDFRGVDASIELSDKVIKLKAEAPQQVMQLFDILAAKISKRGLDVSSLELKDESRSGKYVMRDVALKQGIEKDVAKKIVKLIKDSKIKVQAAIQGEELRVTGKKRDDLQEAMQVVRTADLGQPFQFKNFRD
- a CDS encoding VanZ family protein produces the protein MTRRVYQVLFLISIIGFTFLFAKEIKGVGSLFPHIDKVAHFGIFFVLAMVMDKAFKLPLVVQILLLAGYGAAIEFMQDMLPYRQASVGDFVADFIGAVSYFVIKLGFHLGNKQRNG
- a CDS encoding ketopantoate reductase family protein — its product is MAKTLIVGDGAIGLLFCYFLSTQHDITLLTRKPTLTTRFYQTSNGKSHPIKARLINHQELAGSAPFDLVVITVKAFQVQAAFKQITPYLSKECQIVISHNGMGNVDELNAQLLATQGLAFLTTRLAGFKVTPYSVNHTGNGESVLGACNIAASEKLNELKHLFSSLPHFSVSDDIHALRWQKLLVNIAINPLTAIHNVKNGQLRAPQFNTRIINLLSEACLVANKQGIKVKLNEALDQAYCVMTATAENFSSMQQDISHNRESEIDAICGYVCEQGAKLGVKTPHNQAMLSLIKTKSAEFS
- the thiI gene encoding tRNA uracil 4-sulfurtransferase ThiI, which codes for MLKFIVKLHPEIAIKSKSVRKRFTKLLENNIKIVLRRVDEKVQVRNNWDNISVVSLLDSEQVRLDIIDGLKRIPGIVQFIEVTETEFDSIDDIYQKALELIGHTIAGKTFCVRCKRSGKHDFTSSDVERYVGGGLNQHVEGARVKLSHPEVTVRLEVRDDKAYIVTQTHLGIAGFPLPTQEDVLSLMSGGFDSGVASYQMIRKGARTHFLFFNLGGAAHEIGVKQASYYIWKQFSSTHKVKFVTVDFEPVVAEILENVENSQMGVVLKRMMMRAGSQVAEKLGVQALVTGESIGQVSSQTLANLSVIDRVTETLIIRPLIQHDKQDIINIARQIGTAEMAESMPEYCGVISKKPTVKAKIKTILAEEAKFDFDVLNTVVENARVMDIRDIDTEAKEEVKEAESVSDLPEGAVVVDIRSPEEEDANPLELEGIDVVHLPFFRLATKFGDLPKDKEYYLYCAKGVMSQLQALILHEEGYSNVKVYRP
- a CDS encoding TetR/AcrR family transcriptional regulator, with protein sequence MSTKDKIIHTSIELFNLHGERAITTNHIAAHMGISPGNLYYHFKNKEDIIRHIFALYSEHLHTHFKPLKPEDNALENLAGYLDSLFELMWRFQFFYDNLGDILSRDEVLKKDYIEFQAALLEQVKEVLFALRSGGIITIDDADVTELAHMLKMTVSFWTPYIKARRLSGELAREDIYNGILKVLLLLKAHCTEQHLAQVNKLRAKYLALADTEQSEQ
- the coaD gene encoding pantetheine-phosphate adenylyltransferase encodes the protein MNVTAIYPGTFDPLTNGHTDLIHRAAKMFDKVIVAIAHNPSKQPCFTLEERVELANTILAHLKNVSVIGFSGLLADLAREHKAEVLIRGIRAVSDFDYEFQLANMNRRLNPDLESVFLTPAEKNSFISSTLVKEVARHHGDVSEFVNPIVATALQEKIHG
- a CDS encoding capsule assembly Wzi family protein; the protein is MKLKKFISLSALLMISAPSFAEPWIESDDPLLRASIEMLFNQGIIKQPINSYPLMWQGIAGDLAAIDPNNLQERSFFAYQHVKHALNNAKRKNSSGVRFNYNSEPETQQGFTTRDQQKSGINSYGSITGKRVSAKVSVNYADESLDGKYTNYHGSYLAVLMGNWSISAEQVSHWWGPSNDNALLLSNNAAPMKGLRFSRANSQYIGPSWLSFIGNWQLTGIYAKQKPFLNSSEEGDYWALRFASTPLKGLEIAVNTASSDYLTDEYIDSVTLESQTSTHRLTSIDVKYSTSIAQQPVAFYADVMGRNESGLAPSDPFYTVGIESYFGSNDSLLKTYFEYSNTEQQCSLTADCVYGSGSYTQKQRLIGSSVPKQSKSAVLGAYYHTLDGYGGHAKLRWIDSEAEVEETRADMTQLQLELGYQQSLFSGLWKVTGLVSRDEIGNDSDTNTGLRTSWEFRF
- a CDS encoding argininosuccinate synthase is translated as MSSIKKVVLAYSGGLDTSAIVPWLKENYGCEVIAFVADVGQGAEELEGVEEKAIASGASECYVVDLKDEMVSDYIYPTLKTGSIYEGTYLLGTSMARPIIAKAQVEIARKVGADALSHGCTGKGNDQVRFESCFAALAPDLKVIAPWREWDLSSRESLLDYLAERNIPCSASATKIYSRDANAWHISHEGGELEDPWCQPSEQVWTWTNSPEQAPNEPEYVTLNVVEGEVVAVNGETLKPYDCLVKLNDIAAPHGVGRVDIVENRLVGMKSRGCYETPGGTVIMAALQAVDELVLDKSSRKWKEVLGGEFSHLVYDGRWFTPLKDSILAGAESLSKLATGEVVLKLYKGQVTAVQKKSPNSLYSEDFATFGEDDVYDQSHAEGFIRLFSLSSRISALTKK
- a CDS encoding ornithine carbamoyltransferase, yielding MLTNFLSGLELDQKGALKLLDLAQKIKANPVDFSQALAGKSVVTLFEKPSLRTRLSFDIGINKLGGHAVYLDSQNGAMGARESVKDFALNISTWADGIVARVFAHKTLTTLAEFSSVPVVNSLCDLYHPCQALADFLTLQEVHGDVSKLKLAYLGEGNNVTHSLMLLAATLGTDFVAVCPKGSSPDSQILKQAEQIAAMNGASVMVSDRIEAAVGANAVYADTWVSMGDKTPLEQVKAKYMPYQLNQALLEQTGAQTVLHCQPAHREFEITSEVMDGPASKIIQQAENRMHAQNALLVTLLNPNFV